The proteins below are encoded in one region of Levilactobacillus namurensis:
- a CDS encoding VanZ family protein, with product MVKNWRARNWRRVLWWLGCWGLSALTWTPVAFSFGSESLGKITTSQWGGGVWVLIPLEPASIDTSFWLNVVMTFPQGVLLKWNWPHLRWSQVIGVGLLTGLTLEGGQAIGNALVALGRWVDINDVLTNWTGVVLGACACALVARYSHWRLTSPKR from the coding sequence GTGGTGAAAAATTGGCGAGCTCGTAACTGGCGAAGGGTCCTGTGGTGGCTAGGGTGCTGGGGCCTCAGTGCGCTGACCTGGACCCCAGTGGCCTTTTCCTTTGGGAGTGAGAGTCTCGGGAAGATTACCACCAGTCAATGGGGCGGTGGCGTCTGGGTCTTGATTCCCCTAGAGCCTGCCAGTATTGATACGTCCTTTTGGTTGAACGTGGTGATGACCTTCCCTCAAGGGGTCTTACTGAAGTGGAACTGGCCTCACTTGCGCTGGTCGCAAGTGATCGGCGTGGGGTTACTTACGGGACTGACCTTAGAAGGAGGGCAGGCCATCGGCAACGCGCTCGTGGCGCTGGGCCGGTGGGTCGACATCAACGACGTCTTGACGAACTGGACGGGGGTAGTCCTGGGCGCCTGTGCCTGTGCGTTAGTGGCCCGGTACAGTCACTGGCGATTGACAAGCCCGAAGCGGTAG
- a CDS encoding MarR family winged helix-turn-helix transcriptional regulator — protein MAKVPPVLLDEQLCFSIYSASKKFNHFYQSALAPFGLTYPQYIALLALWEDAPLTVHQLGDRLELDSGTLTPLLKRLEKQGWVTRVRSRTDERQVLIHLTSMATAKRDEVYQRIGQCQTMLGMSDHEIQTLMTDLITVKNQLDHVSDNQLIDKQTTH, from the coding sequence ATGGCTAAAGTCCCACCAGTACTCTTGGATGAACAACTGTGTTTTTCCATCTACTCTGCCAGTAAAAAATTTAATCACTTCTATCAAAGTGCCTTGGCACCCTTTGGACTGACCTATCCTCAATACATCGCGCTACTAGCACTCTGGGAAGACGCCCCGCTGACGGTCCACCAATTAGGTGACCGCCTGGAACTCGATAGCGGTACGTTAACGCCCCTGCTGAAGCGACTTGAAAAACAGGGTTGGGTCACGCGGGTTCGAAGTCGTACCGACGAACGACAAGTCCTGATTCACCTGACGTCCATGGCAACGGCTAAGCGCGACGAAGTCTACCAACGCATCGGCCAATGCCAGACCATGTTGGGCATGTCCGACCACGAGATTCAAACCCTGATGACGGATCTCATCACGGTCAAGAACCAGCTCGACCACGTGAGTGACAATCAACTGATCGACAAACAAACGACACACTAA
- a CDS encoding heavy metal-binding domain-containing protein: MFMTTGGLNRSHAIQGILTATAHDMLRSEKPDEFERFDALFDEVKQQLMQQAQTAGADGLIEVRFNTEVVQMNVAPKFLVVHGYGTAIKFPEQKNSK; the protein is encoded by the coding sequence ATGTTTATGACGACTGGTGGGCTGAACCGCTCACACGCGATTCAGGGAATCTTGACGGCGACGGCCCATGACATGTTACGCTCGGAAAAGCCCGATGAGTTTGAACGGTTTGACGCCTTATTCGACGAGGTTAAGCAACAACTGATGCAGCAGGCGCAGACTGCCGGTGCTGATGGCTTGATCGAGGTCCGGTTCAACACGGAAGTTGTGCAGATGAACGTGGCACCGAAGTTTCTGGTGGTCCACGGTTACGGAACGGCGATTA